CGCCATCTGGGTGAATTATCTGCGAAGCAAAAAATATCTGTAGAAAATATTCCGAGAAAAAATATACGAATGAAACGATTATGGATATATATGGCAGCCTGTCTCTTCTCCGCCTCAGCTTTCGGGCAGGACAAGCCAAAGATCGACAGCAGCTACGCCAACTGGTACTACGAAGGAAGGATGGAATTGTATGCGCAGCTGAACGATCAGCCGGCTGATATACTGTTCCTCGGGAACAGCATTACCGAAAGAGGGGAGTGGCATGAGTTGTTGCCTGGGCGTAAAGTAGCGAACCGGGGCATCGGCGGAGATAACACCTTCGGCGTACTGGCGCGGCTGGATGGTGTGATCAGTCAAAGGCCAAAGAAAATCTTCCTGCTGATCGGCATCAATGACATCGGTCGCGGATTGCCGGTGGATGTGATCCTGAATAACTATAGAAGGATACTGGAAAAGTTGTCAAAAGGCCTTCCGAAAACGAAGATCATTGTAGAGAGCGTATTGCCCATGAACGAGAGCAAACTGGCATATGATTATCTGAAGAACAAAGCAGACAAAGTGAAAGCATTGAACGAAGGCATTGAAAAACTGGCATCGGAATTTCGCCTGACCTATCTCAACCTGCATGAGTTGTTTGCAGATGAGAACGGGGCATTGAAAGCGGAATATACGAAGGACGGCATTCATGTACTGCCCGGTGCGTATGTGGACTGGGTGAACTGGTTAAAAAAGAAAAAACAATTGTAGCCATGAAGCCGGCATGTTTAAAATAATCATTCAACACAGGATATGAATATTTCAAACATCAGCAGCTCCATCCGGCCCGAAAAAATAAAAATATACGGATGAAAATAACAGGCACTTTCCTGGATGAGATCAGCCATGACATCCCGCACCAGAATTGGGGGCGGGAGGAATGGGACAGGGATTTCGGTTATATGAAAGCCATTGGCATCGATACGGTGATTTTGATCCGGAGCGGATACCGCCGGTTCATTACCTATCCCTCTGCTTACCTGCAGCAGCAGTTCGGTTGCTATGAACCGCCGGTTGACCTGGTGAAGATGTATCTGGAGCTGGCGGAGAAACACGGCATGCAGTTCTATTTCGGCTTGTATGACAGCGGCCATTATTGGGATACCGGTAACATGCAGCACGAAATAGACGCCAACCGCTATGTGATAGATGAAGTATGGCAGCAGTACGGGCATTACCCGGCTTTCAAAGGCTGGTATCTCAGCATGGAGATCAGCCGCAGAACAAAAGGCGCGGTGGAAGCATTCCGCACATTGGGGAAACAATGCAAAGAAGCCAGTAATGGTCTTTTTACGTTCATCTCCCCCTGGATGGACGGGAAGAAAGCGGTGCTGGCCGCATCTGCGGGGCTTACCAAGGAAGATGCCGTTTCCGTCAGCGAACATGAAAAAGAGTGGAGCGAAGTATTTGACGGTGTGCGCGGCGCCGTGGATGCCGTTGCTTTCCAGGACGGGCATATCGATTACCATGAACTGCCGGAGTTCTTCGCCGTCAATAAAAAGATGGCGGACAAATACGGTATGCAATGCTGGACAAATGCGGAATCCTTTGACCGGGACATGCCCATCAAATTTCTGCCGATCAAATTCGAGAAACTGCGGCTGAAGCTGGAAGCTGCGCGCCTTGCGGGGTACGACAAAGCGCTCACCTTCGAGTTCTCCCATTTTATGAGTCCGCAATCCGCTTACCTGCAAGCGGGACATTTGTATAACCGCTACAAGGAATATCTGCAGGGATTGAAGTGATGATCAGATAAAAAGCATGGAGACCGGGCGTGAAAATTTTCCCGCAGGAGCGTAGTGTGCCGGTAATAGAAAAATAATATTAACTGATGAGATGTGAGTCCTATCAGGCCCGTTAAAATAATGTCAACTGATGAAATACCATTCCGTCAGACCCGTAGAAAAATAATGTCAACTGATGAAACATTTAGCCGCTTTATATAAGAAGGAATTATTGGAAAACGTGTTGCCCTTCTGGATCAATCATTCTAAAGACGAGCAGTCCGGAGGATATTTCACCTGCCTGGACCGCACCGGGAAGGTATTTGATACCGACAAGTTCATGTGGCTGCAAGGCCGCGAAGTATGGATGTTCTCCATGTTGTACGACAAAGTACAGCAGAACCCTCAATGGAAAGAAATGGCGGAGCATGGCGCAGCCTTCATGGAAAAATACGGAAGGGATGAGCAGGGCAACTGGTATTTTTCCCTCACCCGTGATGGTCAGCCCCTCATCCAGCCCTATAACATTTTTTCCGACTGCTTTGCGGCGCTGGGATTCGGTGCTTTATACAAGATAGACCCGAAGCCGGAATACTTCAGGATCGCAAAGGATACTTTCGATAATATCCTGGCACGCCGCAATAATCCCAAAGGATCGTACACGAAGAATGTAGCAGGCACCCGCAACCTGAAGAACTTCGCCCTCCCGATGATCCTCTGCAACCTCTCGCTGGAGCTGGAGCATATCCTCGGCAGTGAGAAAGTGAATGAATTCATCCCCGAGGTGCTGGAAGAAGTGATGCACGTTTTCTACCAGGAAGACAGCGGCCTGGTGCTGGAAAATGTGTATGAGGATGGCAGCTTTTCAGATTCCTTTGAAGGCCGCCTGATCAATCCCGGGCATGCCATCGAAGCCATGTGGTTCATTATGGACCTTGGGGTGCGCCTGAAAGACGAGGCGCTGATTCACAAAGCCCTGAAGATCGGCTTGCATATGCTGGAATACGGCTGGGACAACCAATACGGTGGTATCCTGTATTTCATGGATATTAAAAATCATCCGCCGCAACAACTGGAATGGGACCAGAAACTCTGGTGGGTACATATGGAAACGCTGGTGTTTCTTGCCAAAGGCTGGCAACTGACCGGCAGCGAGGCCTGCAAGGCCTGGTTCGAAAAAGTGCATGCCTATACCTGGGAGCATTTTAAAGATAAAGAGCATCCTGAATGGTTCGGTTACCTGAATCGGAGAGGGGAACCTTTGCTGCAGCTGAAGGGCGGGAAATGGAAAGGATGTTTTCATGTGCCGCGCGCGCTTTACCAGGTCTGGCAGGCGCTGGAGAAGGCGCCAGCTTTCGTTGCGCAACCGGCAGCCGTGTAAAGTGAAGGCAGCGATGCCCGTGGATGTTGCGATATAAAAATTGATTGTCTATATTGAGATATGAGAAGTCTGCTTTTATTGCTGCTCACTGGCAGTGTAGCACAGGCGCAAACGCGCATCACATACGATATCAAAGGGGAAGATACCTTATACATGGATCATTATGCCCCTTCAGGAAACCCGAATGGCATGTCCGTTATCTTTGTGCATGGCGGCGGTTTTTCCAGCGGTGATCCGAAGAATCAGCGGCCCTTCGCGGAAGGGATGAGCCGGCGTGGGTATAATATCTTCGTGATATCCTACCGGTTGTATCTGAAAGACAGCAGCTTCAGCTGCAACACCCCCACGCCCGTAAAGCTCAAAGCGGTGCGCCTGGCGGTAGAGGACGCGGCAGATGCCTCGAAATACATTATCAGCAACGCCGCATCCCTGCAGGTGGATACCGGCAGGTTGTTCATCGCAGGCAGCAGCGCCGGCGCGGAAACAATCCTGCAACTGCTCTACAATCCTTTCGCCTCCTCAGACCCCGCGCGGTTTGATTTCTTCAGGCAGCAGCGCTTCAAAGGCGCGATGGTTTTCGCCGGCGCTTTGATCGATATCAATACCATGCGCAAGGATAATTACATTCCTACTTTGCTGATGCACGGCACAAAAGATCAGCTGGTGCCTTTCGGTACGGCAGCACATCATTATTGCAATGGCAATGCCGCCGGATGGCTGATGCTTTTCGGGGCAAAGACCATCTATGAACAGGTAAAATCCTGGAGAAAGCAGGTAGTGTTATATACTTATGAAGGCAAGGGGCATGAAGTGAGCAACCGGATGTTCCGGGAATTTGAGAAGATGGATGGATTTATGAAAAGTGTTGCCGCCGGGAAGAAAATAGGGGCCAGGGAATTTTTTGTTAATGATTGATTATCAATTGTTTGATGAAAGTTTACTGGAGAATTGCCCCCAAAATGGGTCTGTAAAGTGAAGAAATTGCCCCCTAAATGTGCCTGATTTCACTTCAGTTGCCCCCAAAATGGGTCAAAAAAATGAAAAAATTGCCCCCTAAATGTGCCGCTCCGCACAACCTCGCAGTACGGTTATATAACGGGAAGGTTAAAATAGACAAGCTGACTACCATAAAAGGGAAAGATTACCAATTGCTGAATCTCCCTTATTACTTAAGCACACATATCGGAAAGTACCTGGACTGGATGATTGCTGCCGCAACAGCATCAGGTTAACTCAAAACGTTCTGTACTCCACCTTTTTCTTTTGACTGCTTTGCCATACCGCTTTGGTCACGAAATGCCCCAGCAGCGATCCCATCACCACATCGCTCGCCCAGTGCCGGTTATGGTATATTCTTGATATAGCCGTAACGCCGGCAATGGTGTACACCAGCGGCGGCACCCATTTCGTATCCCTGAATTCCAGCGCCAGCGCTGTGGCTACGGTAAAGATCGTATTGCTGTGGCCTGAAGGGGAGGAGGTGTAACCCTGTTTGGCGAAAGGAAGCGCATAATCAAAAGCAGAGTTGGTGGCATCGGGCCTGGCCCGGCGGATCAGTTTTTTGCTGGCCGTGTATATAACCGTGGAGATCGCCAGCGCCTTGACCCCGGTAAGCCCGGCGGATTCAAATTTGGGCTGCCTGGTAATAAGGCCGGCCACGTACATGGCGGGGAAGATATATACGCCATAAGTATTGCCGAATGGCTCCGCAGTATTGGCTACTTTTTCACCTATACCGCCGCGGTTATGCTGCACGATATGGCGGATCTCCCAGTCCGCCGCCATTAATGCGCCAATGCTGGCGGTGGCAACGGAAAACCTTACCCAGTCC
This genomic stretch from Chitinophaga sp. XS-30 harbors:
- a CDS encoding GDSL-type esterase/lipase family protein; translation: MKRLWIYMAACLFSASAFGQDKPKIDSSYANWYYEGRMELYAQLNDQPADILFLGNSITERGEWHELLPGRKVANRGIGGDNTFGVLARLDGVISQRPKKIFLLIGINDIGRGLPVDVILNNYRRILEKLSKGLPKTKIIVESVLPMNESKLAYDYLKNKADKVKALNEGIEKLASEFRLTYLNLHELFADENGALKAEYTKDGIHVLPGAYVDWVNWLKKKKQL
- a CDS encoding DUF4434 domain-containing protein, producing MKITGTFLDEISHDIPHQNWGREEWDRDFGYMKAIGIDTVILIRSGYRRFITYPSAYLQQQFGCYEPPVDLVKMYLELAEKHGMQFYFGLYDSGHYWDTGNMQHEIDANRYVIDEVWQQYGHYPAFKGWYLSMEISRRTKGAVEAFRTLGKQCKEASNGLFTFISPWMDGKKAVLAASAGLTKEDAVSVSEHEKEWSEVFDGVRGAVDAVAFQDGHIDYHELPEFFAVNKKMADKYGMQCWTNAESFDRDMPIKFLPIKFEKLRLKLEAARLAGYDKALTFEFSHFMSPQSAYLQAGHLYNRYKEYLQGLK
- a CDS encoding AGE family epimerase/isomerase; the protein is MKHLAALYKKELLENVLPFWINHSKDEQSGGYFTCLDRTGKVFDTDKFMWLQGREVWMFSMLYDKVQQNPQWKEMAEHGAAFMEKYGRDEQGNWYFSLTRDGQPLIQPYNIFSDCFAALGFGALYKIDPKPEYFRIAKDTFDNILARRNNPKGSYTKNVAGTRNLKNFALPMILCNLSLELEHILGSEKVNEFIPEVLEEVMHVFYQEDSGLVLENVYEDGSFSDSFEGRLINPGHAIEAMWFIMDLGVRLKDEALIHKALKIGLHMLEYGWDNQYGGILYFMDIKNHPPQQLEWDQKLWWVHMETLVFLAKGWQLTGSEACKAWFEKVHAYTWEHFKDKEHPEWFGYLNRRGEPLLQLKGGKWKGCFHVPRALYQVWQALEKAPAFVAQPAAV
- a CDS encoding alpha/beta hydrolase, giving the protein MRSLLLLLLTGSVAQAQTRITYDIKGEDTLYMDHYAPSGNPNGMSVIFVHGGGFSSGDPKNQRPFAEGMSRRGYNIFVISYRLYLKDSSFSCNTPTPVKLKAVRLAVEDAADASKYIISNAASLQVDTGRLFIAGSSAGAETILQLLYNPFASSDPARFDFFRQQRFKGAMVFAGALIDINTMRKDNYIPTLLMHGTKDQLVPFGTAAHHYCNGNAAGWLMLFGAKTIYEQVKSWRKQVVLYTYEGKGHEVSNRMFREFEKMDGFMKSVAAGKKIGAREFFVND
- a CDS encoding phosphatase PAP2 family protein; this encodes MFFRAFVLLANFLIAAAAAMGHYHEADTIPREEQLQVDTLAPDGQYGSGQADTLAPEPQYYRLNARYLKSFWPSFTYTVSRPAHWEKKDWVRFSVATASIGALMAADWEIRHIVQHNRGGIGEKVANTAEPFGNTYGVYIFPAMYVAGLITRQPKFESAGLTGVKALAISTVIYTASKKLIRRARPDATNSAFDYALPFAKQGYTSSPSGHSNTIFTVATALALEFRDTKWVPPLVYTIAGVTAISRIYHNRHWASDVVMGSLLGHFVTKAVWQSSQKKKVEYRTF